In the Diprion similis isolate iyDipSimi1 chromosome 2, iyDipSimi1.1, whole genome shotgun sequence genome, one interval contains:
- the LOC124414523 gene encoding bromodomain-containing protein 7, with the protein MGSKKHKKHKRERLEEGHYSTPDRPPALKLILKVGGSSGTPEHGADSPHHSSILQQHYQQQLGINYSVTQGESEYDRYMGHKKLKKKKKKKDKRHKHHHKEKKRRREESSQESVGEDSLMEPPKKISAIMPQNQQLMPPRPPEMENRVGIMASSSLSPHREPRTCVLRKIAERTPLQRLLEHLLRSMEKRDPQQFFAWPVTDNIAPGYSQIITNPMDFSTIKQKIDDGNYQNLNEFINDFKLMCSNATTYNHQDTIYYKAAKKLLHVGLKMVTPEKLRQLRSVLTYMPDITKEELGFELGVEDPNNPDVMVTEEQIEKEREQEERNEEAEELRKENQRKLRLANLGRYEAIPDDLTPDEILKQAQSAAKHAAEKLSFKRVNSKMGFLRQKKDGTTSLQILVPGDGVIPGTNQRPVSLGQLIGKLSHGTGSLAGFREDRRNMSKPAKPLYYGAFGSYAPSYDSTFANLTKEETDLVFQTYGDETAVQYAESILDFAKDCDYTLTMVDNLLDLLTNGDHKKTKKFLEEKRRLREEEEKIKHLLEKPAQDGKGAEFSADKVKVDLDQLKSLADLGIDIDFLNNIEEESKTSAEQAALQSELDDTTQLLGRLRQVQHDRLSAQPPAHLSNVPKAQETETSLAEKITENLTEIAKKLPPSAIAPVDGLRRAMGITPISRPTSAPGVVPGAVTIPRPIPGVVSSGGNVPQPETMEVVDSIVPSSPLPLGNQSLSQSLNITSSGQTSSIQVQIGGIPQQDQTQPQVSGTGSGANGGLLATQENSSGVPDLESELREFLESDPTLVHSPLHDDKTLEDILSES; encoded by the exons ATGGGCTCGAAAAAGCACAAAAAACACAAACGGGAGCGACTCGAAG AGGGGCATTACTCGACCCCAGACAGACCTCCGGCCTTGAAGCTGATATTGAAGGTCGGCGGGAGCAGTGGGACTCCTGAACATGGGGCAGATTCGCCTCATCACTCGTCGATACTTCAGCAGCACTATCAGCAGCAGCTTGGCATTAATTATTCCGTGACCCAGGGTGAATCTGAGTACGATCGTTACATGGGTcacaaaaagttgaagaagaaaaaaaagaagaaggataaACGGCACAAGCATCATcataaggagaaaaaaagacggAGGGAAGAATCCAGCCAGGAGTCTGTCGGAGAAGACAGTCTCATGGAACCacctaaaaaaatatctgccaTTATGCCTCAAAATCAACAGCTTATGCCCCCGAGGCCACCCGAGATGGAAAACAGAGTAGGCATAATGGCCTCGAGCTCGCTTTCTCCTCATCGTGAACCCAGAACCTGTGTCCTAAGGAAAATAGCTGAAAGAACTCCGCTTCAGAGGCTACTAGAACACCTGCTTCGGTCGATGGAGAAACGAGATCCTCAGCAGTTCTTTGCTTGGCCGGTGACGGATAATATTGCGCCTGGATATTCTCAGATAATAACAAATCCAATGGACTTCAGCACAATAAAGCAGAAGATTGACGACGGGAATTATcagaatttgaatgaatttattaacgATTTCAAACTGATGTGCAGTAATGCTACTACTTATAATCACCAGGACACAATTTACTACAAGGCAGCCAAGAAGCTTCTTCACGTCGGCCTCAAAATGGTTACTCCTGAGAAGCTCCGGCAGCTGAGATCCGTTCTTACCTACATGCCAGATATTACTAAGGAAGAACTTGGGTTCGAGCTAGGCGTAGAGGATCCCAATAATCCTGATGTCATGGTAACAGAGGAGCAGATTGAGAAGGAGAGGGAGCAGGAGGAGAGAAACGAAGAGGCGGAAGAACTGAGGAAAGAGAATCAACGGAAGTTGCGGTTGGCAAATTTGGGTAGGTATGAAGCAATCCCAGACGACTTGACACCCGATGAGATCCTTAAACAGGCGCAAAGTGCAGCTAAACATGCCGCTGAAAAACTTAGTTTTAAACGTGTCAACTCTAAGATGGGCTTTCTACGCCAGAAGAAGGATGGAACTACAAGCTTGCAGATCTTGGTCCCTGGGGACGGTGTTATACCCGGTACCAACCAGAGGCCCGTTTCCTTAGGACAATTAATTGGAAAATTGAGCCATGGAACTGGCTCGCTGGCCGGTTTCAGAGAAGATAGACGCAATATGTCAAAGCCAGCAAAACCGCTCTACTACGGGGCCTTTGGCTCCTACGCTCCCAGTTATGACTCGACGTTTGCCAATCTTACCAAGGAGGAGACAGATTTGGTGTTTCAGACGTATGGAGATGAAACTGCAGTTCAGTACGCAGAGTCAATTTTGGATTTTGCCAAGGACTGTGACTATACATTGACCATGGTCGACAATTTGCTCGACTTGTTGACTAATGGGGATCACAAGAAAACTAAGAAATTTTTGGAGGAAAAACGCAGGCTtcgagaagaggaagaaaaaataaaacacctcCTCGAAAAGCCGGCACAGGATGGAAAAGGAGCAGAATTTTCAGCAGATAAAGTCAAAGTTGATCTTGATCAACTAAAGAGTCTGGCTGACCTTGGCATTGATATAGATTTCTTAAATAATATAG AAGAAGAATCTAAAACGAGCGCAGAACAAGCGGCGCTCCAAAGTGAATTGGACGATACAACACAGCTCTTGGGTCGTCTGCGCCAAGTGCAGCATGACCGATTGTCTGCGCAGCCACCAGCGCACTTGTCAAATGTCCCAAAGGCGCAAGAAACGGAGACAAGTCTGGCGGAAAAGATTACAGAGAATCTGACTGAGATTGCCAAGAAACTTCCACCCTCTGCTATTGCTCCAGTAGACGGTCTTCGGCGTGCGATGGGAATTACTCCGATCTCACGGCCGACTTCTGCTCCTGGAGTCGTTCCTGGAGCTGTCACTATCCCCCGGCCAATCCCAGGAGTAGTTTCCAGCGGTGGTAATGTCCCTCAACCGGAGACGATGGAAGTCGTTGATAGTATTGTTCCTTCGTCGCCATTACCACTGGGAAATCAGAGTCTCAGTCAATCTCTGAATATAACGAGCTCAGGACAGACATCTTCCATACAAGTTCAAATTGGAGGAATCCCTCAGCAGGATCAGACTCAGCCTCAAGTGAGTGGAACTGGCAGTGGGGCGAACGGAGGACTTCTTGCTACGCAGGAAAATTCATCCGGAGTTCCTGACCTGGAGTCGGAGCTTAGAGAATTTCTCGAAAGCGATCCTACTCTGGTACACTCACCACTCCACGACGACAAGACTCTTGAGGATATTCTGTCAGAGTCGTAG